GAGCTCGCAGTTTCTGAGATCACCTAAGCATGCGGCGACCACAACTAACCCTCTGATTTCGAGGGCACTGTAACGATATCGGTCAAAATTTTCGATTTGGAAATCATGAATTGACAGCCTAAGGGCGCAAATAATGTTCGTGTAAGCGGATTGAAGATCGCCTTTGTACCTCAAGCTAATAGCTAATATGAGATGATTGATTTGTTTCAATGTCCTACAATCTACCAGCTTAAGTGCATCGGCCTCACTCAACGATACCCTAAAAGATTCATGCAGGCCTTCTATTTCGGTGAATCTGCCAAAGGCCATTAGATGATCTAGTGACTTTAAAAAATCGAAAAGCAAGCCAGATCTTTGATAGGACGCCAGAATTCTGCCAAGATCCACTTTAAACAATGAACTAAGGTGTACCAGCGTGTCATAGCGTGGTATCGAGTGGCCGTTTTCAATTTTGCGCAGTGTATCAATATTGACTCCGGTCTCTCTCGACACAATCAACTGAGAATATCCGAGTGCCACCCTTAGTCTCTTTAATTTTTTGCCAAAATTTCTGAGGTCATATGTCTCAAGCAAAAAACTGCACCTCCTCACCCCGATTTTAATCGGGGTGTTTGTGAGATGGAAATAGTATATCATGTCAATAAATAAAGGGATAAGCCATGAATTATTAATTTTTGGAGGTGAAGAGGTGAAAAAGATATGCTTCATGAAAAGGATAGCAAAGTTGGTGTTAACCCTAATTTTGGGCTTTATTTTTTTAACTGGTTTTGCTGATCTTACATGTGCAGCGGATGATGATTATGTAATCCCTTGTTTGGTGGCTGTTACAAGGGGTGGATCTCCTCATCATGGTGTTGTATGCCGCTGCAAGTAAGAACCGCCTCGGTCACTACTAAGCTTGCGGCTAAGCACGGACACACGGAGCAGCAATTGTCCCTCAGGTTGATCCCCATCCTCATACGGCCATTTTGGGGGAGCTAAAACAGTTGGCCAACGCATAGCCCCAGTAATTTGCGTGACAGGCAGGGGGGATTGCTTAGTGAATGCTTAGTTGCCGAAATAAACTGGGCTTTACACGCTTGAAGCAGAAAGGAGGTGATTTGATGCGTATTCGTAAGGGTAGGTTTTCTTTAACCAAAAACGAGATCGATGTCTGTGATGGTTGCCCAGGCCGAATGGTATGTGGCGGCAAAAGTCGGTAAAACAACCGAGTGGCCAGAATCATCTGGCCACTCGGTTGCACTTGAGATATTGGAGGCGCGATCATGAAGCTATCAAAATTTTGTGTTATTATGGAAGCCCCCTCGAATCTTTATCCTCAAGCGCACAATATGCTGCTTATCTACAACACCCTGACCAAGGCGGCTCATCTACTCTCGAGGCCGCAGTTTGAAGGGCTATGCAACTATCTGGATGGGATTGAGGCTCAAGATGCGGGCCTAAATATCTCTGACTTAAAAGAAGATATGATTGTTGTTGACAATAATACTGATGAGGATCTTGTTTTTGAGCACCTATACAACCAAAAGAAATTCAGGGCAGATGATCTAAAACTTATTGTAGCCCCTACTACCAATTGCAACCTCCGTTGCTTGTACTGTTTCGAAGAGAACATAGCCAAGACAAACATGGAGGCCAATGTGGAGAAACAAATCCCCGTATTTCTAAAAGAGAATTATTTAGAGGGTATAAGACATGCTACCGTCACTTTGCATGGAGGCGAACCCTTATTGTTCCCATCCCTGACATTCAGAATTATGGATAGCTTGAACTCCTTATTTATGGATAGGCATGTGAAATATCGGTATAATATGGTAACTAACGGCACTACCTTAAGCCGGGATAACGCGAACAAGCTCGTAAAAAGAGGCTTGGAGTTTGTGCAAATTACCATAGACGGCTGCAAAGAGTATCATGATTTGAGGCGAATTGACGTAAATGGCAGAGGGACTTTTGATAAGATAGTTAAGAACATACAAGAAACAATAGATGTAATCCCCAACATAGCGATAAGGATTAGCGTGGACAAACATAACCACAATTTAGATCAAATGAAAAACCTGATCGACTATTTGAGTTGCACGGGCATAAAGGACAAGTTGTCAGAAATCTATTTTTCTCCCATTGTTGAAACTACAGATTGTAACAAGCATAGTTCGCAATATGCTTTTGGCTTTGAACATGCCAGCGAAACCCTAAATATGCTATCTGATTGGCTGGCACAACAAGGCATACGCCCGCTAGATGAATCAAATTACTCTCCATGTTGGGCACACTCCAATAATTCAATAATAATTAATGCTGACGGGGCGTTGTACAAATGCATATCTCTAATTGGGCGAAAAAATTATTCTGTGGGGGATGTCTTCAGTGGGTTAAACATGAATTACGTGCACTTTGTCAACGTGAATAGATGGAAAGCGTGCCTAAAAGAGGGGTGCCCCTATGTTCCCATTTGTGCCGGGTCGTGTCATTTTGATTCAGTTGTTCAATTTGACAGCATAATGCGTAGATCGTGCCGCAAGACACTCATTGAGGGACATTGGATGCATATTTTAAAAAAGGGCATTATGGAAACATATCGCACAAAGGGGATGTCTGGTGCGGGGAATATAAATTCAGCAAAAACTCTTTAGGGAGGAACCGGTCTTGATATTGCTCAGAAGTGTTGCGAAGGCTTTTCGAAATCGGTCTGACATAGTTCAAGCGATCGACCACATCGACCTCAATATTGAGCCCAAGCAAATCTTTTCTCTTTTAGGCCCAAATGGAGCCGGTAAGACCACGCTGATAAAATTGCTGTGCGGTCTTATCACGCCCGACTCGGGCCAGATAATGATTAACGGGGTAGACATAGGGAGACAACCTCATATCGCTAAGCAACTTATAGGGGTCGTACTTGAAAGCGCAAAAAATGTGTATCAGTACCTTACGGTTAGGGAGACATTAGAATATTTTGGGCTGCTTAATGGCCTAGCCGGGGCCAAACTAAGCAAAAGGATATGCTACCTTACGGAGATGTTCAGTCTGCAGGAAAAAATCAGCCATAAAGTAGGGACGCTTTCAAGGGGCATGCAGCAAAAATTGGCGATAATGATTGCGATGGTGAAGGACCCTGAAATCCTTATTCTGGACGAACCGACCTTAGGCCTAGACGTAATAAGCAGCCTTAAGATTAGGGATGTCATCAAGGATTTGGCACGGGGGAAAACTATCATCTTGACTACGCACGCCTTGGAACTCGCTGCGGAGCTTTCTGATAGGATAGCTATCATTAATAAGGGGCGGATTGTGCATCATTCAACTATGCCAGAACTTGTAGCGAGTTATCAGGTGAATGAGGATTCTTACCGCATTGTGTTCAGAGCAACCAGTGCGGAAATCGAGAGCCTAAACCGCAGGGATCCCAAAGTAGAGGTTACAGAGTTGCAGGATTCTCTCTATCAAGTAAAAGCTGGTCCTGAAGCGGCGAGCTTTTTAATGCGAAACTTCAATATTATTGAGCTGGAGAAAGAAAATGCGGATTTAGAGTCGATCTTTATTGATCTGCTGCATAAAAGTACAGCCCAAAGGAGGGATGCATAGTGTTTGTCTCGATACTGCGCGCTGAATTTAAAAAGTTAACCGCTGACTATCGAAATTACTTCCTAAACTACATAGTTGGCCACGCTACCCTCTTTCTTTTGGCTGTAGGGCTGTTTTCTGCGTTCGCGCACACTACCTCTCAGGCGCCTTCATCAACCCTAGCGTTCTTCTTTGCTCTGTTGTTCTGGTATTACAGCGGTGATGCCATTGGTATCACCGGGCAAATTGTTTCCGAGGAACTTATGCTGGGCACTTTCGAACAGCTTTTGCTTACCAAGGGGAGTATCAAACGTATTTTCCTAGCTCGTCTGATTGTGCAATTCATCTTTCAGTCCATGTTTGCTCTAGTGTTTTTTTCAGTCCTTGTATCCATATTTGGTATGTGGGGCGTCTTTTTTGGGCTAGGTAATAGAGTGCTAGCCCTTTGCATAGTCTTTATTCTCACTGTACTTGGGCTGTATGGGATGGGGTTTGTCGTGGCAGGCTTATCGCTGGTCTTTAAGCAAGCGGGGGCGGTATCAAGCGTGCTAACGTATACCGTTCTGTTTTTCACGGGGAGCATAGTGAATGTCGACAGGATCCCAGCCGTAGTAAGGCCGCTTGTTTACCTAATACCTGCTACTGCGGGGAATAGTCTTTTAAGGGCTGACATCTTGCCGGCGGAAGGCCTAGCCGCTGTAGAATTAGCAACAAACCCCATGTTTTTGTATCTTGTCGTCTTAGTTGGGTTGTGGTTATTCTTCGGTAACGGCATTTTCAATTTCTGCTTAAAAAGTGCTATGAGAAAAGGTAACTTGCATAGTTACTATTTTTAGCTAAACTCCGAGAAGGCGCGGCTCAATTGGTTGCGCCTTGCTCGGGGTCTTCGTCCATAGCTTGTCTGCGACGTTTAAGTTAGAGTTTCATGCCGCGCGGCGAAGCGATTTGCCCCCCACACGCCGGCAATGATCATGGCGACGCCGAGTGCGCTGTACCAGTGAAAGGGTTCGCAGCGCACGAGCACTCCTGCCCAAACAGCTACAAGCGTACCGACATTAGCGAAGATAGCAGCTTGTGTGGCCGGGAGATGGGACAGTGTATAGTTAACCAGAAAGAAGGCTACCACCGAAGATAGGATGCCCAGGTACACAACGGCCCCAATCAGCTGCCAAGATGCCAACACGGCTGAAAAACCGCCAGCGAACGCTTGCACTCCTTGACCGAAGAGCAAAGGCAGTGAAAAACTCACGGCACCGACCCACATCATGACAAAGGTAGTCTCAAAGGGTGTAAACTTACCCGAAACGCGCCGCGACATGATGTTAAAGATTGCGGCTGAGCAGACTGCCAGAAAAAGGAGCGCTAATCCCAAGGCATTCGCCGGACCGGCCCTCGCCACGTCTTTAATAACAATGAGCAATACCCCAGACACCGACATCAGTATGCTCGCACCCTGCAGCACAGAGATCCGCTCGCCCAGCCATGCCCTGCTCATAATCGCTACTACGATTGGGATTAGGGCAATCATCATGCCGGCCTGCGATGTGTGAGTGAACTGCAGGCCGTTTATTTCAAACAGAAAGTATGCTACGGGTTGAAAAACTGCTAACAGCAAAAGAGGAGCGATATTCTTACCCCGCAACGCTAGCGGGAATAGCCCTAGCAGGTGAAGCACAGTTACCACCCCTGCCGCCAACAAAAAGCGCATGGCCAGTAACGTTAGTGGGGCAACGGTCGCAATCGCATCTTTGGCGAACAAGAACGAGAGACCAAAGATTGTGGCAAAGCCTAGCCCCGCCAAAAACGGCAGGGGAGACATCTTTTGGGGCAATATGAGCACTCCTAATCTCTTGCTGTAGGTCACCTTACGGGCTTACCGGATATTTAGTGTGTGCGTGAAGCACTCCTTAATTTCACCTTGCAGGGCGGCACTGTTTAGAATGTCAAAGGCAGTCATGGCGAGACCCTTAGCGGCTTTAATAACTACCTCATCTGCGCGCTGAGAGGCAGAGAAGGCGGTAAAATCAGCGTGGTGAGTGTTAACTTCTGTGGGCGCAATCCAGAGATAGTCG
The sequence above is a segment of the Bacillota bacterium genome. Coding sequences within it:
- a CDS encoding ABC transporter permease, which gives rise to MFVSILRAEFKKLTADYRNYFLNYIVGHATLFLLAVGLFSAFAHTTSQAPSSTLAFFFALLFWYYSGDAIGITGQIVSEELMLGTFEQLLLTKGSIKRIFLARLIVQFIFQSMFALVFFSVLVSIFGMWGVFFGLGNRVLALCIVFILTVLGLYGMGFVVAGLSLVFKQAGAVSSVLTYTVLFFTGSIVNVDRIPAVVRPLVYLIPATAGNSLLRADILPAEGLAAVELATNPMFLYLVVLVGLWLFFGNGIFNFCLKSAMRKGNLHSYYF
- a CDS encoding radical SAM protein, with amino-acid sequence MKLSKFCVIMEAPSNLYPQAHNMLLIYNTLTKAAHLLSRPQFEGLCNYLDGIEAQDAGLNISDLKEDMIVVDNNTDEDLVFEHLYNQKKFRADDLKLIVAPTTNCNLRCLYCFEENIAKTNMEANVEKQIPVFLKENYLEGIRHATVTLHGGEPLLFPSLTFRIMDSLNSLFMDRHVKYRYNMVTNGTTLSRDNANKLVKRGLEFVQITIDGCKEYHDLRRIDVNGRGTFDKIVKNIQETIDVIPNIAIRISVDKHNHNLDQMKNLIDYLSCTGIKDKLSEIYFSPIVETTDCNKHSSQYAFGFEHASETLNMLSDWLAQQGIRPLDESNYSPCWAHSNNSIIINADGALYKCISLIGRKNYSVGDVFSGLNMNYVHFVNVNRWKACLKEGCPYVPICAGSCHFDSVVQFDSIMRRSCRKTLIEGHWMHILKKGIMETYRTKGMSGAGNINSAKTL
- a CDS encoding DMT family transporter, which gives rise to MSPLPFLAGLGFATIFGLSFLFAKDAIATVAPLTLLAMRFLLAAGVVTVLHLLGLFPLALRGKNIAPLLLLAVFQPVAYFLFEINGLQFTHTSQAGMMIALIPIVVAIMSRAWLGERISVLQGASILMSVSGVLLIVIKDVARAGPANALGLALLFLAVCSAAIFNIMSRRVSGKFTPFETTFVMMWVGAVSFSLPLLFGQGVQAFAGGFSAVLASWQLIGAVVYLGILSSVVAFFLVNYTLSHLPATQAAIFANVGTLVAVWAGVLVRCEPFHWYSALGVAMIIAGVWGANRFAARHETLT
- a CDS encoding helix-turn-helix transcriptional regulator, coding for MLETYDLRNFGKKLKRLRVALGYSQLIVSRETGVNIDTLRKIENGHSIPRYDTLVHLSSLFKVDLGRILASYQRSGLLFDFLKSLDHLMAFGRFTEIEGLHESFRVSLSEADALKLVDCRTLKQINHLILAISLRYKGDLQSAYTNIICALRLSIHDFQIENFDRYRYSALEIRGLVVVAACLGDLRNCELSIRISKHVLTVVESNLYSDKIEDLYAIKSYANISYNYHRLDMHHDALQYAQLGIELSLRKGHLDMLHFLFLREAAAQYHLGNELHLESFKKCLYTLKISGDHTHYQHMVQIIKDKYNLVITL
- a CDS encoding ABC transporter ATP-binding protein, which translates into the protein MILLRSVAKAFRNRSDIVQAIDHIDLNIEPKQIFSLLGPNGAGKTTLIKLLCGLITPDSGQIMINGVDIGRQPHIAKQLIGVVLESAKNVYQYLTVRETLEYFGLLNGLAGAKLSKRICYLTEMFSLQEKISHKVGTLSRGMQQKLAIMIAMVKDPEILILDEPTLGLDVISSLKIRDVIKDLARGKTIILTTHALELAAELSDRIAIINKGRIVHHSTMPELVASYQVNEDSYRIVFRATSAEIESLNRRDPKVEVTELQDSLYQVKAGPEAASFLMRNFNIIELEKENADLESIFIDLLHKSTAQRRDA